One window of Athalia rosae chromosome 4, iyAthRosa1.1, whole genome shotgun sequence genomic DNA carries:
- the LOC105687453 gene encoding bromodomain-containing protein 7: protein MGSKKHKKHKRERLEEGHYPTPDRPPALKLILKVGGSSGTPEHGADSPHHSSILQQHYQQQLGVNYSVTQGESEYDRYMGHKKLKKKKKKKDKRHKHHHKEKKRRRDESSQESVGEDSFLEPPKKMPTIVPQNQQLMPPRPPDIEHRIGVIGSSSLSPHREPRTCVLRKIAERTPLQRLLEHLLRSMEKRDPQQFFAWPVTDNIAPGYSQIITNPMDFSTIKQKIDDCNYQNLNEFIIDFKLMCNNAMTYNHQDTIYYKAAKKLLHVGLKMVAPEKLRQLRPVLTYMPDITKEELGFELGVEDPNNPDILVTEEQIEKEREQEERNEEAEELRKENQRKLRLANLGRFEAIPDDMTPDEILKQAQAAAKHAAEKLSFKRINSKMGFLRQKKDGTTSLQILVPGDGVIPGTNQRPVSLGQLIGKLSHGTGSLAGFREDRRNMSKPAKPLYYGAFGSYAPSYDSTFANLTKEETDLVYQTYGDETAVQYAESILDFAKDCDYTLTMVDNLLDLLTNGDHKKTKRFLEEKRRLREEEEKIKHLLEKPVHDGNQPGSFADKVKVDLDQLKSLAEIGIDINFLENIEEETRASEERSSLQTELDDTTQLLGRLHQVQHDRLSATPPAHLSNVPKPQDTEIMLADKITENLTEISKKLPPSAIAPVDGLRRAMGIAPITRPTSAPGSVPATVTISANVSAAEPMEVVDSIVSASPPSLPLPLGTPGLGQTLNIVNPGQPSIQVQVGGIPHQDQGHGPGQSQVGGGGSGNNGGGLLTTHENSSGVPDLESELREFLESDPTLVHSPLHDDKTLEDILSES, encoded by the exons ATGGGCTcgaaaaagcacaaaaaacACAAACGCGAACGGCTAGAAG AAGGCCATTACCCGACACCCGATAGACCGCCGGCATTGAAACTGATATTGAAAGTTGGTGGAAGTAGTGGGACTCCTGAACATGGAGCTGACTcgccgcatcactcgtcgattTTGCAGCAACACTATCAGCAACAATTGGGTGTTAATTATTCAGTCACACAGGGAGAGTCTGAGTATGATCGATACATGGGtcacaaaaaattgaagaaaaagaaaaagaaaaaggataagCGTCACAAGCACCATcataaggagaaaaagagacgcAGAGACGAATCGAGCCAGGAATCTGTTGGAGAAGACAGTTTTCTTGAACCCCCCAAAAAAATGCCAACTATCGTACCTCAGAACCAACAACTAATGCCTCCCAGACCTCCGGATATTGAACATAGAATTGGTGTTATTGGATCTAGCTCGCTATCTCCACATCGAGAACCCAGGACTTGCGTTCTTAGAAAAATTGCTGAGCGAACCCCACTTCAGAGACTTCTAGAACACCTACTCAGGTCCATGGAAAAACGAGACCCTCAGCAGTTCTTCGCTTGGCCAGTTACGGACAACATAGCACCTGGATACTCTCAAATTATAACTAATCCCATGGACTTTAGTACGATAAAACAAAAGATCGATGACTGCAATTACCAGAATTTAAACGAGTTTATAATCGATTTCAAGCTTATGTGCAACAATGCAATGACCTATAATCATCAGGATACTATTTACTACAAAGCAGCAAAGAAACTGCTTCATGTGGGCCTCAAAATGGTCGCTCCCGAAAAGTTGAGGCAATTGAGACCCGTTCTTACTTACATGCCGGATATCACCAAGGAAGAACTTGGATTTGAGCTCGGTGTCGAAGATCCCAATAATCCAGATATTCTAGTGACTGAGGAACAGATAGAGAAAGAACGGGAACAAGAAGAGCGAAATGAAGAAGCAGAGGAGTTGAGAAAGGAGAACCAGCGAAAACTACGCTTGGCTAATCTTGGCAGGTTTGAGGCAATTCCCGACGACATGACGCCAGATGAAATCTTGAAACAAGCTCAAGCCGCGGCAAAACATGCCGCTGAAAAATTAAGTTTCAAACGAATCAATTCTAAAATGGGTTTCCTCAGGCAGAAGAAAGACGGTACTACTAGTTTGCAAATACTTGTTCCCGGCGATGGTGTGATACCTGGAACTAATCAGAGGCCAGTCTCCTTGGGACAATTAATAGGAAAATTGAGTCATGGAACTGGGTCACTAGCTGGGTTCAGAGAAGATAGACGCAACATGTCAAAGCCTGCGAAACCTCTTTATTACGGAGCCTTTGGCTCCTACGCACCGAGTTACGACTCAACTTTTGCCAATCTTACAAAGGAAGAGACAGATTTGGTTTATCAAACCTATGGGGATGAGACTGCCGTTCAGTATGCTGAGTCTATATTAGATTTTGCCAAGGACTGTGACTACACATTAACCATGGTTGACAATCTGCTGGACTTGCTCACTAACGGGGATCACAAGAAGACAAAACGGTTCTTAGAGGAGAAAAGGAGGCTcagagaggaagaggagaaaattaaaCACCTCTTGGAGAAACCTGTCCATGATGGAAATCAGCCAGGATCGTTCGCCGATAAAGTAAAAGTTGACCTCGATCAACTGAAAAGCCTTGCAGAAATCGGAATCGACATAAATTTTCTGGAAAATATAG AAGAAGAGACAAGAGCGTCGGAGGAGCGTTCGTCCCTTCAAACTGAATTGGATGACACAACACAGCTGCTTGGTCGTCTACACCAAGTCCAGCATGACCGGCTGTCAGCAACGCCTCCTGCTCACTTATCCAATGTCCCTAAACCACAGGATACGGAGATCATGTTGGCAGATAAAATAACAGAGAACCTAACAGAGATATCAAAGAAGCTTCCACCCTCTGCTATCGCCCCTGTGGATGGCCTACGGAGAGCGATGGGAATCGCTCCAATCACACGCCCGACATCTGCCCCAGGTTCAGTACCAGCAACGGTTACCATCTCCGCTAATGTCTCAGCCGCTGAGCCAATGGAGGTTGTCGACTCTATCGTCTCAGCATCACCACCGTCGCTACCGTTGCCACTGGGAACTCCGGGTCTTGGACAAACTCTCAATATTGTGAACCCAGGACAGCCTTCGATTCAAGTACAAGTTGGAGGAATCCCTCATCAAGATCAAGGTCATGGTCCCGGCCAGTCTCAGGTCGGCGGAGGTGGCAGTGGTAATAACGGAGGTGGGCTACTTACCACtcacgaaaattcttcggggGTTCCCGACCTGGAGTCGGAGCTCAGAGAATTCCTCGAGAGCGATCCAACACTCGTACATTCTCCGCTTCATGACGACAAAACCCTTGAGGATATCCTTTCGGAATCCTAG